From the genome of Endomicrobiales bacterium, one region includes:
- the rpsJ gene encoding 30S ribosomal protein S10, with product MINEKELQTQKLIIRLSSYDHKMLDDSLAKIVDTARRTGASIIGPVLLPTNIKKYTVNRSVHSDKKSREQFEMRIHKRLVEIMDPSPKTVEELMKIDLPAGVDIKIK from the coding sequence ATGATAAACGAAAAAGAGTTACAAACACAAAAGCTTATAATCAGGCTATCATCTTACGACCACAAAATGCTTGATGATTCTCTTGCAAAAATTGTTGACACGGCACGCAGAACCGGCGCAAGCATTATTGGCCCGGTACTTCTTCCAACAAATATTAAGAAGTATACAGTCAACCGTTCGGTGCACAGTGACAAAAAATCAAGAGAACAATTTGAAATGCGCATTCACAAAAGATTGGTAGAAATTATGGATCCCTCTCCAAAAACGGTTGAGGAATTAATGAAGATTGATTTACCAGCCGGCGTTGATATAAAAATAAAGTAG